The Peribacillus sp. FSL P2-0133 genome has a segment encoding these proteins:
- a CDS encoding MDR family MFS transporter — MQMEKKAVNTKLVLTGLIIGMFFSSLEQTIVGTAMPTIIGELNGFTIFAWVTTAYLIASTTVVPIVGKLSDLYGRRSLYLLGTIIFTIGSFLCATATSMEQLIIYRGLQGIGGGMIMPLSQTIIGDIFSAEQRAKWQGVFGALFGLSSVIGPFLGGLIVDHISWHWIFLINVPTGLLSAILIYVGLKHEAIRKAEKVNIDYLGIFTLIPGIVLLLLGLTFGGDKFEWLSLESLLIFGSTIVFIALFIIFERRAVEPILDLSLFKNRVFSTTNILGFLLGLGMFGAIMFVPLFMQGVLGVSPTKAGSTMTPMMIGMILSSIIGGRLLLKFRFRTVLTFGMAFATLGFFLMSMMDGSTTIFTAYSFMAILGIGMGLVMPTLMIAVQNEFPKSQLGSVTAASTFFRSIGGTMGITILNAVMNHNLQQNMDDAVVSQKDPILHEALKALADKTDALFNIMLYPENLKMPAEVSNVLVKTIENAWIDAFSSVFITGIFFVSAGILVALSVGSGRIKKDQESEKELG, encoded by the coding sequence ATGCAAATGGAAAAAAAAGCGGTCAATACTAAGCTAGTTTTAACAGGATTGATCATTGGAATGTTTTTCAGTTCATTGGAACAGACGATCGTCGGTACGGCCATGCCGACAATTATCGGCGAATTGAATGGTTTTACTATCTTTGCATGGGTGACGACTGCCTATTTAATAGCCTCAACGACTGTTGTACCCATTGTTGGAAAGCTATCTGATTTATATGGAAGACGTTCCCTTTATCTGCTTGGTACGATCATTTTTACGATTGGTTCGTTTTTATGTGCCACAGCCACTTCGATGGAGCAATTGATCATTTATAGAGGGCTGCAGGGAATCGGCGGCGGGATGATCATGCCTTTATCCCAAACGATAATCGGCGATATATTCTCTGCCGAACAAAGAGCCAAATGGCAGGGTGTATTTGGAGCCCTTTTTGGTTTAAGTTCCGTCATTGGTCCTTTTCTGGGCGGCCTGATCGTTGACCATATAAGCTGGCATTGGATCTTTTTGATCAATGTACCGACGGGCTTACTATCTGCCATTTTGATTTATGTAGGATTGAAACATGAAGCCATAAGGAAAGCAGAGAAAGTGAATATCGATTATCTGGGGATTTTCACCTTGATTCCTGGTATTGTGCTGTTACTGCTGGGCTTGACCTTCGGTGGTGATAAATTCGAATGGTTATCACTGGAATCTCTCTTGATTTTCGGCAGCACCATTGTCTTCATTGCCCTATTCATCATTTTTGAAAGAAGAGCAGTCGAACCGATCCTTGATTTATCCCTTTTTAAAAATAGAGTTTTTTCCACCACGAATATTTTGGGATTCCTGCTTGGCCTTGGCATGTTCGGGGCAATCATGTTCGTCCCGCTGTTCATGCAAGGCGTACTGGGAGTTTCACCAACAAAAGCGGGGTCGACCATGACTCCGATGATGATCGGTATGATTCTTTCCAGCATCATTGGCGGGCGGTTACTATTGAAATTCCGTTTTCGTACCGTGCTTACCTTTGGAATGGCCTTTGCAACGCTTGGCTTCTTCCTAATGAGCATGATGGACGGCAGTACGACTATTTTCACTGCGTACTCATTCATGGCCATCCTTGGAATAGGTATGGGTCTTGTCATGCCGACATTGATGATTGCCGTTCAAAACGAGTTTCCAAAATCCCAGCTAGGGTCGGTTACAGCGGCTTCCACATTCTTCCGATCTATAGGTGGAACGATGGGCATCACAATTTTGAACGCTGTCATGAATCACAATCTCCAGCAAAATATGGATGATGCGGTCGTAAGCCAAAAGGACCCTATATTGCATGAGGCACTGAAAGCATTAGCCGATAAAACGGATGCGTTATTCAACATCATGCTTTATCCGGAAAACCTTAAAATGCCGGCAGAAGTCAGCAATGTCCTTGTAAAAACGATTGAAAATGCTTGGATCGATGCATTCTCCAGTGTTTTCATCACCGGTATCTTTTTTGTTTCCGCGGGGATATTAGTGGC